From Paraflavitalea devenefica, the proteins below share one genomic window:
- a CDS encoding response regulator, with amino-acid sequence MLTNKKKILIIDDESDLCLLMKSYFVRKNYDVYSAATLQEGLIKMEEVLPDILFLDNNLPDGIGWTKVESFLHVNPSLRLFLMSGYPPTFPNIPGFSYEVLIKPISFADLEIL; translated from the coding sequence GTGTTGACGAACAAAAAAAAGATATTGATCATTGATGACGAGTCCGACCTGTGTTTACTAATGAAGTCTTATTTTGTCCGGAAGAATTATGACGTATACAGCGCCGCTACCCTGCAGGAAGGACTGATCAAAATGGAAGAAGTGTTACCAGATATTTTATTTCTTGATAATAACTTACCCGACGGTATCGGCTGGACCAAAGTAGAAAGCTTCCTGCACGTAAACCCATCCCTGCGCCTCTTTCTCATGAGCGGCTATCCCCCTACCTTCCCCAATATCCCCGGTTTTTCGTACGAAGTACTGATCAAGCCTATTTCATTTGCAGATCTTGAAATACTGTAA
- a CDS encoding alpha-amylase, with product MNNPTMFQFFHWNYPDDGNLWNHCKEQAARLAKLGITHVWLPPAYKSARGTWEPGYAVYDLFDLGEFDQQGTVRTRHGTKDQYIDCINALHEHQLQAIADIVLNHKHGADETEKMGAREVNIENRKEMSDKIVEIEAHTKFTFPGRKGKYSNFIWDKDSFTGVSEQMDNRERIFLIQHNMGDNWDQMLDDEMGNFDYLMGADIDFRNPFVREEVKKWGEWYIQTTNIDGFRLDAVKHINYRFFQEWLHYLKDTFKKDFFCIAEYWSTKTDAIINYCNALGKQSLMYDVPLHFNFCNAAQKKNDYDIRSIFDNTVLKELPDSSFTFVDNHDSQPGQSLESYVDYWFQPLAYALILLRGKGFPCIFYPHLYGAKYDIQKGEEKIPIEIVPVPGLDKMMVVRQLLAYGEEYDYFDHPNTVGWIRRGIEEKAFSGCAVLLSTGSEGNKVMELGDRFAHKTFTDITGNRQEKLTADEHGKATFLVNGSSVSIWILEEAAGLIQQHLSG from the coding sequence ATGAACAACCCCACCATGTTCCAGTTCTTTCACTGGAATTATCCGGATGATGGGAATCTCTGGAACCATTGTAAAGAGCAGGCCGCCCGGTTGGCGAAGCTGGGCATTACCCATGTATGGCTTCCCCCCGCTTATAAATCTGCCCGCGGAACCTGGGAACCAGGCTATGCAGTGTATGACCTTTTCGACCTGGGCGAATTTGACCAGCAAGGCACGGTACGCACCCGCCACGGCACCAAAGACCAATATATTGATTGTATCAATGCCTTGCATGAACACCAGCTACAGGCTATAGCCGACATTGTACTGAACCATAAACACGGCGCAGATGAAACAGAAAAAATGGGAGCACGGGAGGTAAACATTGAAAACCGCAAGGAAATGTCGGACAAGATCGTAGAAATTGAAGCCCATACGAAGTTTACTTTCCCCGGCCGGAAAGGTAAATATTCCAATTTTATATGGGACAAGGATTCCTTCACCGGTGTTAGTGAGCAAATGGATAACCGCGAAAGGATCTTTCTTATCCAGCACAATATGGGGGATAACTGGGACCAGATGCTGGATGATGAAATGGGCAATTTTGATTACCTCATGGGCGCCGACATTGACTTCAGGAATCCTTTTGTACGGGAAGAAGTGAAGAAATGGGGAGAGTGGTATATCCAGACAACCAATATTGATGGCTTTCGCCTGGATGCCGTCAAACACATCAATTACCGCTTCTTCCAGGAATGGCTGCATTACCTGAAAGATACATTCAAAAAGGACTTTTTTTGTATAGCGGAATACTGGAGTACTAAAACAGACGCTATTATTAATTATTGCAACGCATTGGGCAAACAATCACTGATGTATGACGTACCGTTGCATTTTAACTTTTGCAATGCAGCGCAAAAGAAAAATGATTATGATATTCGCAGCATCTTTGACAACACGGTGCTGAAGGAACTGCCCGACAGTAGTTTCACTTTTGTCGACAACCATGACAGTCAGCCCGGCCAGTCGCTGGAATCGTATGTCGACTATTGGTTCCAGCCATTGGCGTATGCACTTATCTTATTAAGGGGCAAGGGATTCCCTTGTATCTTTTACCCACATCTGTATGGCGCTAAGTATGATATACAGAAAGGAGAAGAAAAGATCCCTATTGAGATAGTGCCGGTCCCGGGATTGGATAAAATGATGGTGGTACGCCAATTGCTCGCTTATGGTGAGGAGTACGACTATTTTGACCATCCTAATACCGTTGGCTGGATAAGAAGAGGAATAGAAGAGAAAGCGTTTTCCGGTTGCGCCGTATTACTAAGCACCGGAAGTGAGGGGAACAAGGTCATGGAACTGGGAGATCGTTTCGCGCATAAAACATTTACCGATATCACCGGTAACCGGCAAGAAAAGCTCACAGCAGATGAACATGGTAAAGCAACGTTCCTCGTAAATGGCAGTTCCGTTTCCATTTGGATACTGGAAGAAGCGGCCGGCCTTATTCAACAACACCTTAGCGGGTAG
- a CDS encoding DUF2207 domain-containing protein — protein MRQSTEDIKYTEVKDPNVSDNLADNVIDFLETYYKLTLVNITDKVSGVASSVVAFMAIFIIGIFVILFIGLALGVWLGQLLNSAIAGYFLVAGLFLLAMLIIWAFRKKLTAGFRNFIIRKVYE, from the coding sequence ATGCGGCAATCAACAGAAGATATAAAATATACTGAAGTGAAAGACCCCAACGTCAGCGATAACCTGGCCGATAATGTTATAGACTTCCTTGAAACTTACTACAAGCTTACCTTAGTGAATATCACTGATAAAGTATCAGGGGTGGCATCATCGGTCGTGGCATTTATGGCCATATTTATTATTGGCATTTTTGTGATCCTCTTTATTGGTCTGGCGCTGGGCGTGTGGCTGGGTCAGTTACTGAACAGTGCTATCGCAGGCTATTTCCTGGTAGCTGGTCTTTTTTTACTGGCCATGTTAATCATATGGGCCTTCCGCAAAAAGCTTACGGCCGGTTTCCGGAATTTTATTATCCGCAAAGTGTATGAATAA
- a CDS encoding YtxH domain-containing protein — protein sequence MTTTTKVFLGIVGAAAAGVVIGMLIAPDKGSELRKKIKDNCSDWAGQLSDLFHQGKEKVDDLAAEAGNKYRG from the coding sequence ATGACTACAACAACAAAAGTATTCTTAGGTATTGTAGGCGCCGCCGCCGCAGGTGTAGTAATTGGCATGTTGATAGCTCCCGATAAAGGTAGTGAGCTGCGCAAGAAGATCAAGGATAATTGCAGTGACTGGGCCGGTCAACTGTCTGACCTGTTCCATCAGGGTAAAGAGAAGGTCGATGACCTGGCTGCAGAAGCCGGTAACAAATATAGAGGGTAA
- a CDS encoding response regulator, which yields MQKLFILIAEDDADDRFLLQTAFEENGFTDTLEFVENGIELIEYLSGIMQKKTLDIQYPGFILLDLNMPKKDGREVLKEIKQHPELKKIPVIIFTTTKNENEIRRCYELGANTYVVKPVSFDALVRVIQEIRSYWFNTASIPA from the coding sequence ATGCAGAAACTATTTATCCTCATCGCTGAAGATGATGCAGATGATCGTTTTTTATTACAGACGGCATTCGAGGAAAATGGGTTTACCGACACCCTGGAATTTGTAGAAAATGGGATTGAGCTGATTGAATACCTCTCGGGTATTATGCAGAAAAAGACGTTGGATATCCAGTACCCCGGATTTATCCTGCTCGATCTGAACATGCCCAAAAAGGATGGGCGCGAAGTATTGAAAGAGATCAAGCAACACCCTGAATTAAAAAAGATCCCCGTCATTATTTTTACCACTACCAAGAACGAGAATGAGATCAGGCGCTGTTATGAACTGGGCGCCAACACCTACGTTGTAAAACCGGTAAGCTTTGATGCGCTGGTGCGGGTGATCCAGGAGATCAGGAGTTACTGGTTCAATACAGCCTCTATTCCTGCGTAG
- a CDS encoding DUF1328 domain-containing protein, with protein MNMLRWSGIFLLIAVIAGLVGFGGVIAGFTSIAKILFFIFSVLFLVSVMPGQAKNVE; from the coding sequence ATGAATATGTTACGATGGAGCGGCATTTTTCTCCTGATTGCTGTCATTGCAGGCTTAGTCGGATTTGGCGGTGTTATAGCCGGATTTACGTCTATTGCCAAAATTCTGTTCTTCATCTTTAGTGTTTTGTTCCTGGTATCAGTAATGCCCGGACAAGCAAAGAATGTGGAGTAG